In Lycium ferocissimum isolate CSIRO_LF1 chromosome 11, AGI_CSIRO_Lferr_CH_V1, whole genome shotgun sequence, a single genomic region encodes these proteins:
- the LOC132036128 gene encoding uncharacterized protein LOC132036128: MVDVEASPPPDINDKVIASPPHHAISMVPSEGECATGKRKDQGIGEPEGSRKKKKKQAATPRPACSWVHFSRDFIKEYSATHPESSGLKAATKAASDAWKVMGAEEKAKYTTRAREVWDKYLSATPARTPKPRRQTKLVTRCSPGRLLNVLQRLSPDQKEAVKSMGFGSILGLRCRTLRRSLCLWLLERFNTVRRSLEICGERIPLTPRDVELVMGLPASGKDVVNSGSDELILELRKRYNATNRGISVRLLEERLAAPEAGEDFKRSFVLYVMGTLLCPTARLDVSPSFLHFLTNMDVLHQYNWGKFLLDRLVREISRFRQGKQRAVGGCLLFLQLFYYESVAVGAAYESAPVAFPCLFSWGEEEISEREKQEKELGGYGSGEVVCMERGLGMGSLGYKAQTDSMPLRAVEPMQELSHAQDIEDQECEDTFTQQEHAHPDRIKGNVACAEIEVAAGSGEVPCGNINYGCAEIIDYSKKRDHEEGCPYAPCTCPLQNCNVVDSSKEISLHFSNKHWDSGRRFQYDSPLRVSLSKKETFLVLQAEKDGVLFLLSKGTQSIGHTVVITCIGPRSSKEGFLYDVVSERGNSSLRLKSFAHSFPGRVEGLPPVDFLLVPFTYLGSSGQLDLEICIWSATDPGSE; this comes from the exons ATGGTCGATGTTGAGGCTTCTCCACCACCTGATATCAATGACAAAGTGATAGCCTCTCCTCCTCATCACGCAATCTCAATG GTGCCTAGTGAAGGAGAATGCGCAACGGGAAAGAGGAAGGATCAAGGTATTGGTGAACCTGAAGGGagcagaaaaaagaagaaaaaacaagcTGCCACTCCTCGTCCTGCTTGCTCTTGGGTGCACTTCAG CCGTGACTTTATTAAAGAGTATAGTGCTACACATCCTGAATCTTCAGGCCTGAAAGCT GCCACAAAGGCAGCATCAGATGCATGGAAGGTGATGGGTGCTGAGGAGAAGGCAAAGTACACTACTCGTGCCCGTGAAGTGTGGGATAAGTACCTGAGCGCAACACCTGCCCGTACCCCTAAGCCACGAAGACAG ACCAAACTAGTCACAAGGTGCTCCCCTGGTCGTCTACTTAATGTCTTACAACGGCTCTCACCTGACCAGAAGGAGGCTGTAAAGAGCATGGGGTTTGGTAGCATCCTTGGCCTCAGATGTCGGACTCTTCGAAGAAGCTTGTGTCTTTGGCTATTGGAGAGGTTCAATACTGTAAGACGCAGCTTGGAAATCTGTGGTGAGAGGATACCTTTAACTCCAAGGGATGTGGAACTTGTAATGGGCTTGCCTGCCAGTGGGAAAGATGTGGTGAACTCAGGGTcggatgaattgattttagaaTTACGTAAAAGATATAATGCCACCAATCGTGGAATTTCTGTCCGTCTTCTGGAGGAACGACTTGCAGCTCCAGAAGCTGGGGAGGATTTCAAAAGGTCGTTCGTGCTTTATGTAATGGGCACTCTATTGTGCCCAACTGCAAGGCTTGACGTGAGCCCTTCTTTCCTCCATTTTTTGACAAATATGGATGTACTCCATCAATATAATTGGGGAAAGTTCTTGCTTGACCGGCTAGTGCGGGAGATTTCTCGTTTTCGTCAAGGAAAGCAACGTGCAGTTGGGGGCTGTCTTTTGTTTCTCCAG CTCTTTTACTATGAGAGTGTTGCTGTTGGAGCAGCATATGAATCAGCCCCTGTAGCTTTTCCGTGCCTATTCTCATGGGGTGAGGAGGAGATTAGTGAGAGAGAAAAGCAAGAGAAGGAACTTGGTGGTTATGGCTCAGGGGAG GTAGTCTGCATGGAGAGAGGACTTGGTATGGGTTCATTGGGATACAAAGCCCAAACTGATAGTATGCCGCTGAGAGCAGTGGAACCAATGCAAGAGCTTTCTCATGCACAG GACATCGAAGATCAAGAGTGTGAGGATACCTTCACACAACAG GAACATGCACACCCAGATAGAATCAAGGGGAATGTTGCTTGTGCGGAGATTGAAGTAGCTGCTGGTTCAGGAGAAGTACCTTGTGGAAACATCAACTATGGATGCGCAGAAATTATTGATTACTCAAAGAAAAGAGATCACGAAGAGGGCTGTCCCTATGCACCTTGCACGTGCCCTCTCCAGAACTGCAATGTTGTTGATTCCTCCAAAGAAATCTCATTGCATTTCAGTAATAAGCACTGGGATTCAGGGAGGCGCTTCCAGTATGATTCCCCGTTGCGTGTCTCGTTGAGCAAGAAGGAAACTTTCCTTGTTTTACAAGCAGAAAAAGACGGGgtcctctttcttctttccaAGGGAACACAAAGTATAGGGCATACTGTTGTGATTACTTGTATCGGCCCAAGGTCATCAAAGGAAGGCTTCTTGTATGATGTAGTATCAGAAAGGGGAAACAGCTCACTGAGATTGAAATCATTTGCTCATAGTTTTCCAGGTAGAGTTGAAGGTTTGCCCCCAGTGGATTTTCTTCTAGTTCCTTTTACTTATCTGGGCTCATCCGGGCAGCTAGATTTAGAGATTTGTATATGGAGCGCGACAGATCCTGGATCAGAGTGA